From one Humulus lupulus chromosome 8, drHumLupu1.1, whole genome shotgun sequence genomic stretch:
- the LOC133795956 gene encoding uncharacterized protein LOC133795956, with protein sequence METPEFPPTTTVILILSRLQWLQQGDANTRLFHRSLQSRRKQNTVLALRDTSGNWIKVKANIIEEGLILSYSDIQTLLQPFEKEEVREAIFSIPHAKALGSDGFNSAFFQKHWDLIGDEVSGAILSFLENGKLLKELNATIITLIPKVVCPEHVSDFQPISCCNTLYKVISKLLYSRLREVLHSLVAETQSGFIKGRSIGQNVLICQDLLKHYGRRNCKPSCIMKMDIRKAFDTLDWDFLEEMMKAFGFPSKILQLIMVCVKTPKFSLMINGNLHGFFSSNRGLRQGDPISPLLFVLCMEYLNRILKKVSRNEKFRFHDRCEDFQLTHMSSGLQINSTKTEIICRGMEEEVVQRVIQVSKFKEGKFPFKYLGIPINAKGISARDCDTLIDKMRVNAICRAFLWKGVSDYDGAGNVALEDVCKSKDQGGLTIKDVEMWNIAAIGQYAWAVAKNKESLWVKWVHSVYLKDLSWWDYEASVNTSWQWRKIVAVKNKLKSVFTFQSFCEFDYSINKVYWKLKRYDYSVKLSWTRVVWSEENIPKHSFIIWLAYINRLRTRRRLYQFGVIEDSSCLICGQGEEDINHIFFCCYYSRNCLTQILNWLGWHINASHLNGLIRWLTNAKGISQTRKGVFSMALAALVYQIWKVRNIVLWEYKVVNLQCTVRHIKREILDRSHIFLHSKKITGIDRRWIGLLIV encoded by the exons ATGGAAACACCAGAGTTTCCTCCCACAA CCACTGTAATCTTAATCCTTTCAAGATTACAGTGGCTGCAACAGGGTGATGCTAATACTCGGCTGTTTCATCGAAGCCTTCAGAGTAGGAGGAAGCAAAATACTGTTTTGGCTCTTCGTGACACATCTGGGAATTG GATTAAGGTCAAAGCTAATATCATTGAGGAAGGTCTGATTCTTTCTTATAGTGATATTCAGACTTTGCTTCAGCCTTTTGAGAAGGAAGAGGTTCGTGAAGCTATTTTTAGTATCCCTCATGCTAAAGCTCTGGGTTCGGATGGTTTTAATAGTGCTTTCTTTCAAAAGCATTGGGATCTTATTGGTGATGAGGTTAGTGGTGCTATTCTTTCTTTCTTAGAGAATGGTAAGTTGTTAAAGGAACTTAATGCAACCATTATCACTCTTATTCCTAAAGTTGTTTGTCCTGAACATGTTAGTGATTTTCAGCCTATTTCTTGTTGTAATACCTTATATAAGGTGATTTCGAAGCTTCTTTACAGTAGGTTGAGGGAGGTGTTGCATTCTTTAGTTGCTGAAACGCAGAGTGGTTTTATTAAAGGTAGATCCATTGGTCAAAATGTGTTGATCTGTCAGGATTTGTTAAAGCATTATGGGAGAAGAAATTGCAAACCAAGTTGTATAATGAAGATGGATATTAGGAAGGCGTTCGATACCTTGGATTGGGATTTTCTAGAGGAAATGATGAAGGCTTTCGGCTTTCCTAGTAAAATCTTACAACTGATCATGGTGTGTGTGAAAACTCCCAAATTCTCACTTATGATTAATGGTAATCTTCATGGTTTTTTTAGTTCTAATCGGGGTTTGAGACAAGGTGACCCGATTTCACCGTTACTCTTTGTGCTGTGTATGGAGTATTTGAATAGAATATTGAAGAAGGTGTCTAGGAATGAGAAATTTAGATTCCATGATAGATGTGAAGATTTTCAACTCACTCATAT GTCTTCGGGGCTTCAAATTAATTCTACCAAAACAGAGATTATCTGTAGAGGTATGGAGGAAGAAGTGGTTCAAAGGGTGATTCAGGTATCTAAATTTAAAGAAGGGAAATTTCCTTTTAAGTATCTTGGTATTCCTATTAATGCCAAGGGTATTTCAGCCAGAGATTGTGATACTCTTATTGATAAGATG AGAGTGAATGCTATATGCAGGGCTTTCTTATGGAAAGGAGTTTCAGATTATGATGGAGCTGGTAATGTGGCCTTGGAGGATGTGTGCAAGAGTAAAGATCAAGGGGGTTTGACTATAAAGGACGTTGAGATGTGGAATATTGCTGCTATAGGTCAGTATGCTTGGGCAGTGGCTAAGAATAAAGAGAGTCTCTGGGTTAAATGGGTTCATTCTGTTTATCTTAAAGACTTATCTTGGTGGGATTATGAGGCTTCAGTTAATACTAGCTGGCAGTGGAGGAAAATAGTGGCTGTGAAGAATAAGTTGAAGAGTGTTTTTACTTTTCAATCTTTCTGTGAATTTGATTACAGTATCAACAAGGTTTATTGGAAATTGAAAAGGTATGATTACTCAGTGAAGCTGTCTTGGACTCGTGTTGTTTGGAGTGAGGAAAATATTCCTAAGCACTCTTTTATCATTTGGCTTGCTTACATTAATCGTCTTAGGACCAGGAGAAGGCTTTATCAGTTTGGAGTTATTGAGGATTCTTCCTGTTTGATCTGTGGGCAGGGGGAAGAAGATATAAACCATATCTTTTTTTGCTGCTATTATAGTAGAAATTGTTTGACTCAAATCCTAAATTGGTTAGGGTGGCATATAAATGCTAGTCATTTGAATGGTTTGATTAGATGGTTGACTAATGCTAAAGGAATTTCTCAGACCAGGAAAGGTGTGTTCTCCATGGCTTTGGCTGCTTTGGTTTACCAAATTTGGAAGGTGAGGAATATTGTTCTTTGGGAGTATAAAGTTGTGAATTTGCAATGTACAGTTAGACATATTAAAAGAGAAATTTTAGATAGAAGTCATATTTTTTTACACAGTAAAAAGATTACTGGTATAGATAGGAGATGGATTGGGTTGTTAATTGTATAG